In Panacibacter ginsenosidivorans, the following proteins share a genomic window:
- a CDS encoding M4 family metallopeptidase has product MKKHLLVIATFFLSGIIYGQVNLKSIIRGEKGVSNHYTAVPANQNVRFTAASARTIFGLDANADLILTKTEPDKLGYIHYRYFQTYKGIPVENSMYIAHTRNGLLRGMTGRIIVDFDPEMDKRNTARLSASQAEETAIRSVGAQVYAWKDAGMEQNIKMQTGNKYASYMPKARLVWYSPGFGLDSRALRLAYKIDVYAIKPLSRADYFVDAITGKIIGKEDKIYFTDATGTAGTYWSGTQTIHSDFTGTNYQLRDYTKGNGVITLHGESGSYGTDYSSATANWTLSGFNVAALDAHYGVGQTYAFYMAKFGRNSYDNAGTALYSYVNDPTYIDNAYWDGSAMHFCKRSTNEGGGVTGIDVTGHELTHGVTQATCGLVYSYESGAMNESLSDIMGKSVQFWSKPTDINWQLSNDMNWIIRDISNPNLLGQPDTYKGTYWYTGFGDNGGVHYNSGVGNFMFYLLVNGGTGTNDIGNAYTVGALGLEKADQIIYRSQSVYLVSTSQYIDWRTACVNAASDLYGATSNEVDQVKNAFYAVGLGSSSTGCDYPVGLAASNITKSGATISWSAVSGVSSYNLQWKLSTATTWNTVSNIAATSYNLTGLSPAFAYDVEIESNCSGGTTSGYSSPITFTTLTAGGYCISYGQSTDYEFIQRVAVGTTGYTSGNNGGYGNFVSFSGPVKAGRSYVLQLTPGFVSSIFSENWTVYADFNRDGDYADAGENLGSVISTSAAAVNLPFTVPATATNARTGLRVQMSYSVTQTDPCAIFTYGEVEDYSIRISGGTGLATMTDITQNKGNSLTILPNPLKGTMATVGMELAAQGKVTLKVSDLSGRLLVLQEENNGTKGKNTFILKGTERLNSGVFMVVAEQNGKIVGRAQLLVN; this is encoded by the coding sequence ATGAAAAAGCATTTACTTGTTATTGCTACATTTTTCTTGTCCGGTATCATATATGGGCAGGTAAATTTAAAATCCATTATTCGTGGCGAAAAAGGCGTCAGCAATCATTATACTGCTGTACCCGCCAATCAGAATGTCCGTTTTACAGCTGCATCCGCCCGGACAATATTTGGACTGGATGCTAATGCGGATCTTATATTGACAAAGACTGAGCCTGATAAACTAGGCTATATACATTACAGGTATTTCCAGACTTACAAAGGCATCCCTGTTGAGAACAGCATGTATATAGCACATACCCGCAACGGTCTCCTGCGGGGAATGACGGGAAGGATAATTGTAGATTTTGATCCTGAAATGGACAAAAGAAATACAGCCCGTTTATCTGCCAGCCAGGCTGAAGAAACTGCTATTCGTTCTGTAGGTGCGCAGGTCTATGCATGGAAAGATGCAGGTATGGAACAAAACATCAAAATGCAAACCGGTAATAAATATGCCAGCTATATGCCAAAGGCCAGATTGGTATGGTACAGCCCGGGTTTTGGTTTAGACTCAAGAGCATTGCGTCTTGCATATAAGATAGATGTATATGCCATTAAACCGCTGAGCAGGGCTGATTATTTCGTGGATGCTATTACAGGTAAAATAATCGGCAAGGAAGATAAAATATATTTTACTGATGCTACTGGTACGGCTGGTACTTACTGGAGCGGAACACAAACCATACATTCCGATTTTACCGGTACCAATTACCAGTTAAGAGACTATACAAAAGGAAATGGTGTGATAACACTGCATGGTGAATCAGGTTCATACGGAACAGACTATTCCAGCGCTACTGCCAACTGGACACTCAGCGGTTTCAATGTTGCAGCACTTGATGCACATTATGGTGTAGGGCAAACCTATGCTTTTTACATGGCCAAATTTGGACGTAACAGTTATGATAATGCAGGTACCGCATTATACAGTTACGTGAACGATCCCACCTATATTGATAACGCTTACTGGGATGGAAGTGCCATGCATTTTTGCAAAAGATCTACAAATGAAGGCGGCGGGGTAACAGGCATAGACGTAACGGGTCATGAACTTACTCATGGTGTAACACAGGCAACCTGCGGTCTTGTGTACAGTTACGAGTCAGGCGCAATGAATGAAAGCCTCAGTGATATAATGGGTAAATCTGTTCAGTTCTGGTCTAAACCAACAGACATTAACTGGCAATTGAGTAATGATATGAACTGGATAATACGAGACATTAGTAACCCTAATTTGCTTGGTCAGCCTGACACATATAAAGGTACTTATTGGTACACCGGTTTTGGCGATAATGGCGGCGTACATTATAACAGCGGTGTGGGCAATTTCATGTTTTATCTTTTGGTTAATGGGGGCACCGGCACTAATGACATAGGCAATGCTTATACCGTTGGAGCACTTGGCCTTGAAAAAGCAGACCAGATCATCTACAGGTCCCAGTCAGTTTACCTTGTTTCTACTTCCCAGTATATCGACTGGCGTACTGCCTGTGTAAATGCTGCATCAGATCTTTATGGTGCTACTTCTAACGAAGTAGACCAGGTTAAAAATGCTTTCTATGCAGTAGGTCTGGGATCTTCTTCTACCGGTTGTGACTATCCTGTTGGCCTTGCTGCTTCCAATATTACAAAGTCCGGAGCAACTATTAGCTGGTCAGCCGTTTCAGGAGTAAGTAGTTATAATCTGCAATGGAAATTATCTACCGCCACTACCTGGAACACTGTATCGAATATCGCAGCAACGAGTTATAATCTTACCGGTTTAAGCCCAGCATTTGCCTACGATGTAGAAATAGAAAGCAATTGTTCCGGTGGTACTACAAGCGGCTATAGTTCACCTATAACTTTTACCACATTAACAGCAGGTGGATATTGTATTTCATACGGTCAGAGTACCGATTATGAATTTATACAAAGGGTTGCGGTGGGTACTACAGGCTATACAAGCGGTAATAATGGAGGTTATGGAAATTTCGTTAGCTTTTCTGGTCCTGTAAAAGCAGGCAGGTCTTATGTGTTGCAGTTAACACCAGGCTTTGTCAGCAGTATATTTTCAGAAAACTGGACAGTGTATGCCGACTTTAACCGTGATGGTGATTATGCAGATGCAGGAGAAAACCTGGGTAGTGTTATTTCAACCAGTGCTGCTGCAGTTAACCTTCCATTCACTGTACCGGCAACAGCTACAAATGCACGCACAGGTTTAAGGGTACAAATGTCTTACAGCGTTACACAAACCGACCCTTGTGCCATCTTTACTTACGGTGAAGTGGAAGATTACAGTATCCGCATAAGTGGTGGTACTGGTTTGGCTACAATGACTGATATTACACAAAACAAGGGCAATAGCCTTACTATACTTCCTAACCCGCTGAAAGGGACTATGGCAACAGTGGGAATGGAACTGGCTGCGCAGGGAAAGGTTACACTGAAAGTAAGCGACCTTTCCGGTAGGCTGCTGGTATTACAGGAAGAAAATAATGGAACAAAGGGAAAGAATACGTTTATACTTAAAGGAACAGAACGACTAAACAGTGGCGTATTTATGGTAGTGGCAGAGCAGAATGGAAAAATTGTAGGACGCGCACAGCTGCTGGTGAATTAA